A region of the Pseudonocardia cypriaca genome:
CCTCGAGGGAATCGAACCCGGGACGGTCGAGGGCAGGCTGGCCCACGCGCTGGCGCTCTGCGGAGCGGCGGTCCTCGGGTTCGCCGACCCGGCGCTCGGCACGGCGAAGGCCGCGGAGTGCCGCCGACTGGCGTTGGAGTCAGGAGACGCCACCAGCCTCGTGATCGCGTCGTGGGCACAGGCGGCCGCCGCGCACGCCCGCGGGGACCTGCGCGGCAGCGTGTGGGCCGACCTGCACGACACGCACGCCATCCGCGCACTCGCGATCAGCGTGTTCGACGGGCACCTGTGCATCAGCCAACGGCTCCTCTACGGGAACCGGCCCGACCCCGACGTGATCGCGTTCGCCGACTCGTTCGCCGCGGAGGCGCAGCGGCTCGGCGCCGCCCGCGGGCACGCCTTCGCCGTGACCCTGCGCGGCGAGGCCAACCTCCTGTCCGGCCAACTCGACCGGGCCGCCGCGGACCTCACCGAGGCCGTCCGGATCAGCCGGGGCATCGGGGCCGCCACCGGGGAGGCGCTCGCGCTGCAGCGGCGGGCCGAGGTCGCGCTGCACCGCGGGTGCCGCACCGAGGCGAGCACGCTCCTCGACGATGCGCTCGCCGTTGCCCGCGACTCCGACGTCGGCTTCCACCTGCTGGACCGCATCTACGGGACCCGGATCACCGCAGCCGCCGACCCCGACGCGGGCCTCGCCGCGCTGGAGGAGGCCGAGGCGGCCGTGCGCGGCCCGCTCGAGACCTGCCCCGGTTGCCGGATCACCTTCGCCGTCCCCGCGGCGATCGCGGCCGCCCGCGGCGGCGACCTGGACCGAACGGTGCAGTACGAGCAGGCCGCCGAGATGCTCGCGACCGTCGTGATGCGCCTGCCCGCGTGGCACGCGGCGCTCGCCGAGGTCAGGGGCCACCGCCTGCGCGCCACGGGAGACCGCGGCGCCACCGCCCAGTTCCGGGCGGCCGCCGAAGGCTTCCGGCAGGTCGGTCAGCCGCTCGACGCCGCCCGCTGCGCCGCGCTCCTCTAGAGGAACGATCCGGGAACGCCCTGCTGGAACCGTCGTGCCTCGTCCATGAGGAGGAGCCATGACGTCCACAGTGGGAACGACGACCTACACCCTCGAGGGCCGCATGCTCGAGGTCTGCACCTGTGACGCGATCTGCCCCTGCTGGGTCGGGCTCGACCCCGACGGCGGCACCTGCGACGGCACCATCGCCTGGTACATCGACAGCGGAACCGTGCGCGGCCTCGACGTATCCGACCGCGCGATCGCGGTCGTCGCGCACCTGCCCGGCAACCCCCTCGCCGGCAACTGGAAGGCCGCCATCTACGTCGACGACCGGTGCAGCGAGGAGCAGCGGCAGGCGATCCTCGACGTGTTCACCGGGCAGCTCGGGGGCGCGGTCGCCGACCTCGCGGGGCTCATCGGCGAGGTCGTGGCCGTGGAGCGCGCGCACGTCACGTTCACCGTCGACGGGGGCGCGGGCACGCTGCGGATCGGCGACGTCGTCGAGGCGGAGCTGACGCCGTTCCAGGGCGCCACCGGGCAGACCACCCTGCAGGACACGGTGTTCTCCACCGTCCCCGGATCGCCTGCGTTCCCCGGCACCGCGACGCTCTTCCGGCAGGCGGGCCGGCTGCTCGGCAGGCCGGACGTCGAGCTGTCGGGCAAGAACTCGATGCAGGCCTCGTTCCGGTTCTCGGCCTGATGACCACGCTCACGGGCGCCCGCCGCGACCCCGCCATCGCCGTCTGGGTCGTGGCGGGCGCCTGCTGGCTGCTCACCGGCTGGCTCGTGGTCAGCGGTGGCCACGAGCTGGGCCACCACGACGTCGTGCTCGACGGCTCGCCGTGGCCGTGGCCGGTGCGCATCGCGGGGTTCCTCGCGGTGTGGCTGGTGATGATCGGCGCGATGATGCTGCCGACCGTCGTGCCGCTGGTGCGACTGTTCACCGTCGTGGCCGCTCGGGCACCGCGCCCCGGCCGCGCGCTGGCCGCGCTCGGCGCGGGGTACGTCGCGGTGTGGGCGGCGTTCGCCCCGATCGCCCTGCTCGGCGACACCGGGGTGCACGCGCTCGTGGACCGCTGGGCGTGGCTCGCCGCCCGGCCGGAGCTGGTACTGGGCGCCACCCTCACGCTGGCCGGGCTGTTCCAGTTCAGCCCGCTGAAGAACGCCTGCCTCACCGCGTGCCGCAACCCGGTGGGCGTCGTGTGGCAGCACTACCGGCGCGGGGCAGGCGCGGCGTGGCGGATGGGGCTGCGCCACGGGCTGTCCTGCCTCGGCTGCTGCTGGGCGCTGATGCTCGTCATGTTCGGCACCGGCGTGGGCAGCCTCGCCTGGATGCTCGCGCTCACCGCCGTGATGGTCGCCGAGAAGACCACGCGGTGGGGCGCCCGGCTCGTCGCCCCGGTGGGCAGCGCATTGCTG
Encoded here:
- a CDS encoding DUF2182 domain-containing protein encodes the protein MTTLTGARRDPAIAVWVVAGACWLLTGWLVVSGGHELGHHDVVLDGSPWPWPVRIAGFLAVWLVMIGAMMLPTVVPLVRLFTVVAARAPRPGRALAALGAGYVAVWAAFAPIALLGDTGVHALVDRWAWLAARPELVLGATLTLAGLFQFSPLKNACLTACRNPVGVVWQHYRRGAGAAWRMGLRHGLSCLGCCWALMLVMFGTGVGSLAWMLALTAVMVAEKTTRWGARLVAPVGSALLAAGITISIGGLL
- a CDS encoding DUF1326 domain-containing protein gives rise to the protein MTSTVGTTTYTLEGRMLEVCTCDAICPCWVGLDPDGGTCDGTIAWYIDSGTVRGLDVSDRAIAVVAHLPGNPLAGNWKAAIYVDDRCSEEQRQAILDVFTGQLGGAVADLAGLIGEVVAVERAHVTFTVDGGAGTLRIGDVVEAELTPFQGATGQTTLQDTVFSTVPGSPAFPGTATLFRQAGRLLGRPDVELSGKNSMQASFRFSA